The following DNA comes from Pseudorasbora parva isolate DD20220531a chromosome 8, ASM2467924v1, whole genome shotgun sequence.
TTATAAGAACTACTTAAATGCCCTAAGGTCTTTAACTAAGGTCTAatcctgtctgtgaaaccgggccaATCTATAAACCTGTTCTGTTGTAGGTTATAGTTCTTGACCAGTAGGTGCCGCTGTTCCTAAACTGCTCAAATACTCTCAGGACATGATGCACACAACACATACCAAGTTTCGTTGCGATTAACCAAACCTTTGCGTTGATTCGGCTCACCGTCATCTTTCGTCATCTTCACCGTCGCTTTAGTGAGATTTAGCCTGAAGATCAGCTGAGCAAAATTTAGTGAAGATTGGATAAACAGTCCATGCAAGAGCTATCCTTGCTGTATGGAGAGAAATCTGTGAAGCAGGCTGATGTGATTTGATTGGACTGGCCAAATTTAGACTTGAAGGGGAGATTTTTCTTGCAGCATCATCAGAGTTGTGTGGAAGTTGCTCTCAGTCATTTGAGAGGCTCTTTTGTGTCACACTTCCTGTCtgacctgtctgtctgtctctgtctgtgtgtgtgtgtgtgtgtgtgtcagtggttTGCCGGCGCATTGGCATGGCCCAGTAATGAACGGCGACGGGGCTCCCAGCAGCCCGGAGCATTCCTCCTGCACGCTGCCCGACTGGAAGGAGTTCTGTGAGCTGCACGCTCGAGCTTCCGCAACTGATTTTGCCTACAAGTTCCGGCGATTCATCAGCGAGAACCCGTGCTACGACTCGCCCGGTGCGGACGCCAGCTTTTCACAACACTTTACTCAACACTTCCTGACCTGCTTCTCTGCCGCCCTCGACCAGGCCCGAGGTCTCGGCTCTCCGGGCGACGCCGCCGCTCCTCACTACAGCATCGTGCCCTTTGTGGGCATACAGAGCTGCACGCTGCCCTTCAGCCACAGCCTCTACCAGCGCCGCAGAGAAGTGGGGGCCTCGAGCGAATCGCTGGACAGCATGGACAGCGGAGGGGGCGGAGCCAGCGGGCAGGAGCAGCACACACCCACCCGTAAGATGCCGACCGTCAGCCAGTCCAGAAGCTCGGAAGACGTGTCGCTGGGGCGCCGCAAGGCCCGCTTCAAGAAGGGCTTCTCCCTGCGCAACATGAGCCTGAGCGTGGTGGACGGGGTGAAGGAGATCTGGCACCGCAGGGCCTCCCCAGAACCCGACCCCTCGGGGGGCCAACGGAGGGCCAACGGAGCCGAGTCCATGGGGGCCGAACACTGGAGCCAGAAGCTACGGCTACCGCGGGCCTCTCAGGGCCACAAGGCGGAGCAGCTGGAGATCCAGAGGGAGGGGGCGCTGCGATACATGGTGGCCGACGACACCAACTGCATGGGGGCGGCACAGTGGCAGAAATGCAGATTACTGCTGAGGAAGACGGCCGGCACGTACCTGGACACAGGAGAGAAGTTCCAGCTAGAGTTCTACGTTCCACCGAAGGTACAACAGCTCTCTGATAAAActctacatgtgtgtgtgtgtgtacttgtttatattacatataGACCAGCCAGCGGCCCCCACAatataaatggatttataaacatactaaatggtattttgttgaaaatgtaaaaatgcagaatgtttcctgtgatgggtaggtttaagggcaggggatgtgtgtgtgtgtgagtgtgtgtgtgtgtgtgtgtgtgtgtgtgtgtgtgtgtgtgtgtgtgtgtgtgtgtgtgtgtgtgtgtgtggattaaGGGAAGAATAACAAGATAATTCTTATATAGCATAGCTCTTAAACtgggtatttgtgtgtgtgtgtgtgtgtgtgtgtgtgtgtgtgtgtgtgtgtgtggattaaGGGAAGAATAACCAGATAATTCTTATATAGCATAGCTCTTAAACtgggtatttgtgtgtgtgtgtgtgtgtgtgtgtgtgtgtgtgtgtgtgtgtgtgtgtgtgtgtgagtgtgtgtgtgtgtgtgtgtgtgtgtgtgtgtgagcctgtttatgtggtttatgaggacacaaatttgtataactacatgggtattacactggtattactctataaatgtggtttatgaggacatatcaaatgtcctcataattcaaatggccttaaaaacatactaaatgatgtttttttgagaaagtaaaaatgcagaatgtttcctgtgatgggtaggtttaggggcagtgtgtgtgtgtgtgtgtgtgatgggtaggtttaggggcaggggcagtgtaaggggatagaaaatacggtttgtacagtataaaaaccattacgcctatggagagtccctgtaaaccacatagaccaacatgtgtgtgtgtgtgtgtgtgtgtggagtaaGGAAAGAATAACCAGATCATTCTTATATAGCATAGCTCTTAAACTGGGCATTTTTGTCAAATATTTGATTCATTCAAGTCCTGGTCCTCTATACCTAGGGCCCTATCATTTCTTCACATCCAGCTCCTCagtgtttaaatatcaaatgcactgGTGCATCTGTTCCCCcatcagagagtgtgtgtgtgtgtgtgttcccccatgggcgtctggtctaaaccaggtgtgttcaggagcattgttggagcgttgctattgtgaggaactgaaaaccacggaccattgaccaacacacacctgctctaaagtcaatagtgcagtatttctgtgttatttaaagagtgtgttagtaatatgagcctataggcggtgcacaacacacacacacacaccatgggcgtcggaaccattgtgtgtgggcGAGACaagacccactcacttttatcgtcactAATTCCGCATTTCTGTTTACCTGCCCCTAACCGtgaaacacttattattaaacacatgttaaacgctttatttccccatctctaatattttctcaatttttattgaaagtaaatgcctttccgatctgatatgtgatgggaaaggaagtagagagagtgtggcaaaaggcggattcgaacctctgatcgattagCGTCAAAACTTGAAGCCATGCGTCTCTTACCCCTACTCTATAGCCACGGTAGGTAActcagtgatttctgtaatttgGTCTGGCCCAGTCAATCGTTTAGTTAGcggcactttttctgtctggacacggagcataatgaacatgcaacttgttcattatcattacttgtgaaactgttgatttatatggcagttaaatgaatattgTCTTATGGCATAGGCGAGGgatatggcctcaaacgcaccataatgcaggaaatcacatctacaaaattttttttttttttttgacagagacagcaGTGTTTTAAAGAGGCTTCACACCTTATTTAGTCTATTCTGTGGACTGGGATTATGTAAATGACTTACACTATGGTTATGATTTGGAACCTTGCAGATCTTTTTAATGTTCATACAGCAAcgttacacactaactaaagttgaaGAAGTTAAAAAGCATAAAATGACCGCTGTAATATCGCTGGAATGATCTTAAACTCTAGTGGCAGTGTTTCTTTAGGCTGATGGCAAACCCTTGTGTGCTCTTACTGCTGAAGTAATGCTAGCAGAAGAGATATTCATCAGGCAACTCTTCATTATCTGAAGACCTTTGATTCTGCTTGGCATGAGGACACCCGCTGGGAAGGTTTATTCTTCTAACTCTGGGTTAATCACACATAAGATGGCCTGGTGAATGAACAGATGAACCACACATGTCAGGAGTAATGTTTTCTTCAGATCCGGCCCCTTAAAATCCTACTCCACAGTTTGCTTTGGGTTCAGAGGAGATTTTGAGAAGCTGTTCTCAGAGCAATTTGAGTCCCTCAAGACGGTACTAATAACTTCCTCTTCCTGAGCGCACTAAAGGCTGGGTAAAAATAGAGGCTGAGTAAGTATCCTTGCTAGCTACGGTGTAAACAGTCTGTGTTTGAGCTCCTGTGTGTCTCTATGAGACCTCAGCATATCACCATTGTGCAGAGATCAGGGTATTTTCAGGCAGGACAGATCATGCTCTGCTCCGGTCACAACATCCTGTTTCCTTCCCCATAAGACCAGGGCCTGTGTCCTTAAAGCTTCTAAGAATCCTCTCAGAAGGCTCCCAATTTACCTTAAAATGTCTTATCTGTAACTCTgagttggaaaatgagcctattttcagaAATAGTGGTGCATTCCTTTAAGGCTCTTAAAGTCCTTGTCCATactcaagttcaagttcaagttcaagagttttatttgtcacatacacagttatacagaatacaaccggcagtgaaatgtaaacaggtccgctccatggacagcaaataacaattaacaaaaaaagcacaataaattataaaatagggataggataaaataagaataggataaggtgctatatatatacatatgtagaattatgaataaatcaagtaaaagaaataagagatgtggaataaaataagtgagataaagtaaactggagacaataaaaataaatctgtggataacagaagtgcaggagtgtaatgtgcaaacagcattataatgagtagttacatgaaacacaagaataaagtgcagtgcaatatcagtatgtgagtttgttaatactgaagtgaggtgaagtcacatgttgttaagtgacagcgttcaggagtctgatggcctgtgggaagaaactcctcctgagtctctcagttttggccatcaggctacggaagcgcttaccagaaggcagccgggtgaagtgtgggttggccgggtgattaatgtccttgatgatttttgtagctctgcatcgtttgatgtagatgtcctgcagagacgggagagctgaccctgagatgcgctcggacaagcgcaccactctttgcagggctttgcagtcgtgactggtgctgttaccataccacgctgtgatgcactgagttagtaaactttctatcgcccctgaatagaaagttttcaggatagctggtgagacccggaatttcctcagctggcgcagTAACACTTCAGTAACTTCAGTAACACGCAGTACACTGAGTAACACTCAGCTCCTAACACTTTTGGACATTAAGAGCTcttttaacctgttaagctgatttctaaattttgaaaaaatcctaagaaatgtatactcagactaaaacaaatacagtttgtgaatcctttgcactaaaagcataattatggtctcatttgaaagcagacacctggcagtttactgtaaagtcaaaatgataatattttttataataaaaaaagctataataagcttcaaagttttgtaaagttattagaaatttatttgtatgaaatatctttatgaaaataaaattgaagtgggccttggagaaatctagaaatgcactacagctaaagccacaagtctgaccatgttatatttcagatctgaagatgatcagtctaaaactctgaattttattaaacgttttacaagatcgtttcatgtgattttattttgagatatctctgaaatatcaactgatgtttattgccacatcttctcagctttcattctctattttgcctctattgtttagaggtgcaaactgccccattcagtttgtctccccaacacatattcacacttctgcggactggttatggctctaattattattcttttgtctgcattataattactaacgattctctattcaaactgttctattcaaacctcatttctaaatcaaacctctcactttaccctcactgagactcccCACATGGAAAGAacctatataaacatatatgttttaatatagGATTTGATATAGGTTTTTAATATATGTGACATATATAAAATTGGCCGTTTTCCTATAttatatgcacatatatgcacCTATATGttcacctacactgtaaaaaaatgaattacagtatattaatgttaattataatttattaaactGTGGAAAAACGGATCAATTATGTTAAATTacacataaaacattaaattttcaatcaaatttattttacaaaccTGCTGTCCATCTAcagtaatttacttttaaaatatatgttttctaTGTACAATAACTaagatattatttataaaaatgcagtaagcACATCaattcaaaaacatgtttgcatatttacagtattaatatttatttgaacagaACCACTCACAACTTCAACCTCTaaattaagtaggcctacttgtacataaatagcAACCTTTACAGCCAATTTCtgttaaatttacaaaatattgtacagaaactgcacatttacattattagtcatTTTACATAACACATATGTCAAGTTACTTCAGTTGTAGGAAATACAAGCTTAGTATATAATTTAGAATATGCAAAAATATCTACATTAAAAGACAATTATCTTTCTATTTTTATACTGtcacattgcagttattattttatacatgTACAATTaaattttatccaaagcaacttacaaatgaAGAGTATGGAAGCAGCAATAAGTGCAGTGACAATTTTTAGTTAGTCTAGCAGTTTTGTTAAACAGAAAAGAGCTAGTTTTATGGGTCATGTGTTCACAAAAGAATGCATCTTTAGTGGTCTCCTGAAAATGGCTGGAGTTAGTCAGGTTATTCCACCAGCATGGAACAGTCCAGATAAAGGTCTGTGAAAGTGATTttgtgcctctttgggatggcacCACAATGCGCCATTTGCCTTCACAGCGCAAGTCTTCACAGTGCATCAGCAAACACTGATGCCAGTGGCTGGAACATGAGCTTGGATGAGTTGTGTAGCATGTTTCGATAGGAATGGCCTGATCATCCCAATGCTGTACAAGGAAAATCTAAAGATCGGGCAGTTCTAGCAATGTGGTCTGTGAAGATTAACTGATCAGTTATAACACAAAGGTAGGGCTGGCTGAAACCACGAGCACTTCCGTCTTGGCGAGGTTGAGTTGAAGGTAAAGGTCATCCAGGTGAAGGTCGGAAATTTCCATCAAGCAGGCTGAGATGCGAGCAGCTACGGCTGATCATCCGCTGGAATGAAGGGTAGAGAGCTGTGTCAggatagcagtgataggaaaagccatgtttctgaattaTTCTAGTTGCAATTATAACAAAATACTATTCAAAACAGCTGCATGATAAGATGCAAACAAAGCATTTGTTGAATGAGAAGAACAGTGCCCTTATTCCACACCTGCAATGCTCACCTGCTGTAGACCTCCAGTCTTTCCACAGGACCTGAAATCACacaaaaaagcattaaaaaataatacaaataaaaaaataggacTATTACATGAATTAAAACATGCCAGCATGTTTTACTGAGACCAAAAACCTCAACCTAATGTGATCTGGAAGCTGAGCTAAATTTACAGTATTTATAATTAAAGTAAAATTATATTACTTTGACTTAACGTTAGCTGCATCATATAACTCTCTAGGGGTGTAACGTAACTGTCCAATCATCTGGATCgatgataatataatatattttcatttttccagagctatatatatatatatatatatataggtctaTAGTTAATCGATAACGTTAGTTCATTGTTTCAAAAGATATAATGACGGTAACATAACTACCACATACAacctttcaaactttatgaataGCTAAGTTAATCTTTCTTGGTTAAACAGATGGAAAATTGAAAGAGGCCTGAACTGCTATAATTTTCAGTGTTTTAAGTTACTCTCAACGCCAGTTATGTGACTGAACAACGATTAGAAATGTTAACAACAGCTTTAAAACAACCAACAACATCAATGTGCAGCCACCCGATATAAATATCATAGAATGAGACTCTTACCTCAGCCCAGTGATCGGTTGATATGATGGCCGCTGCTTGTCAAAAGTCGCTGTAGTTGCCGAGACATTCTCGCTGAAATGGCGCGTTATTTTTCCTCACATAGTTCCGAGATCCTGCTCACGGCTGCTCAAATCCAGTTAATCTCACGACTTCACGAGTGTAGCTTAGCCTAATATAAAATCAAATCACCCGCTCTAACatcactgtaacgttacctctcCGCAAACTGTTGTGGGCGTGACTAACGGAAAATTAACCGGCAGCAAATTTGAAACTgcgtcacgcgcgcgcgcatgcaagcacacgcacacacacacacacacacacagctgcatTTGCAACAGGATTTGGAAACCCATCAAATGTACATGAATAGATGTGGTTAGGACATTTAGGGGAGAATTAGTCAGTGcaaaaaattatcaaaattagcttcttttttttgtttgcaaGGTTAAAGGTTAAAAGATTAGTAGCTACAATCCAATTTATAGTTAGACTAATATGTATAGGCCTAATGTACAAATACTATTATTTAGCCTAAAACAACTCACTAACCAACACATTATCTTAAATGGTAAGTAAAACATGTTGAATGACTGCTGATTTCTGTAGTTAAACATTCGTTTACTTTTTTctaattttacagaaaaaaatctgtaaaatattaatcacacttttatgtaggctaaaattacaTATTATTCTGTAAAAAtccatcttaaaaaaaaaaaaaaacagatgtaATAGGCTACCAGAATACAAGCAATTCCTGTAAATTTAATAGTCGAAATTTAAATTACAGCGAATATCTGTAAAACACCAGGCATTTCTTGTACaatgaaaaaacaggaaaattctgtaaaaacaaaaaacaaaacaaataatacaGACCATAACCTGTAAAATTACATTGAGCTATGACCGGATCCTGCCATAAGCTGAGACATATCTTGTATATATGGCTTATATGTGGATATAAAGAAGCAATACAGGAGACCTATATGGCCTgatatgcacatatatgcacCTCAATTTTACCTATATGTGGAatatatatgtgcatatatgcagcattcatattatcatatatgtacatatatgcagcatacatattatatatgtgcatatatgcagcatacatattgacatatatgtgcatatatgcagcatacatattgacatatatgtgcatatatgcagcatatatgtacatataaactgcatatatgtttcatatatgcgCATATATCCTCATATAGGTTCTTTCCATGTGGgtctattgaatgcatttcgtccaaataagcatttcagtagttttacatttagaaaatgttcataaaaataaagtatttactcagtggcaggtgcatctagggcaagctagcatgttagcttagcacaccagcaaaacaacaatttatacgattaaaatcatgttttattcaaaacttgcttcatatcactttatattttatatgtagagtgttttatataacaatatgtgatctcatgtagcttcgggtcaaaaaatctgacagaaaatatacaatgctaaaagctatgtggaatagcattgcattataaatatcatctattatgaaaccacccaacatggcataaagaacacagaccaaccatatattgccgcgattgtgtgtttattgtcttaaaacgtgtctatctgcataaaatagccaTCTGACGATCGCTAGAAAGCAGCTTTGgtcatgtcagatacttcctgaatgtcacatagtgtgtctgttcttcatctaTGCATAGGggagtgaattttcagtagtacagctttccagcgccctccggctgccagaatgaattgaaaacacagcatatcacagtctactgctctcataatcacacatccgcggattttggataaagattgaataaataatacttctctgtatagaaatttgactcaaacatgtgagaatctatcaatatttctccacatctgcacacatttgaagtaaaagccttgagggaagttgttttgtcgagtgtcttcatgacgaccagagaagagttttttatgaatgggagcaaatgacgcgcatattacaatcaaaaggtagcgacgcccaagatcatattcataactcctggcacatattaacacattacggtcattataagactttgagaataaaacagaggtaacaaaattagactttagtcttagatctttttaatgatgtatagtttgtcaaggtaattacttacatctgatagtaattttgagctaatttaagcaaagagagtttcagcacgtcctcgtcctcgtgacgcTTATCAGGTTAAGGGTTAAGATGCTTTCTGAATACTCTCTTCCTTCCTTTGCGGCCGTCATGGGTGCAGAGGTGCAATGATATCACACAGTGCCTGAAATTAGGAGAACTTCCATCAAGCTGCcaacctgcttgcacagagaTCGTGCTGGGGACTATtatcattgcgccgctgcacccatgggACAGCAGCACACttccctgattattacgcaggaaggAGAGAATAGTTCCTAGCCGGTCTATAAAATCACAACTTTTAATTTCCTTTAGTCTTAGTCTTAGTGCTcgatgtaactatacacatcacaacatgtaaagaGGAGAATGTTGGCGTTATTTTGTCCCTTATTGAGCAGTAGATGGAGCCgctacctccagtctttgtgctaagctaggctagcagtGAGTGCGTCAGAGTTATGGGATgcacggagatgagaatggtgTGTATGGACTCATTAACTCTGTGGGATACGGTGACTAAGATAAAGTCCCATAAACTCAGCGTGTTCCtttaaactgcagttcatcgactggccactagagactctcattgagcctcatgttaaaatgcccaactttacagcagaataaaacatgttcaCAGTCTGGGATAAATTGTGGTTttgtctatacggctaattttgcccttcattaCGACTGTAAGGGGATGAATTTTAtctataactcatttgtttacattatataaagccttaaaggtctgcataattaagggcgtggttactttgagtgacaggtggaatgctgtttgtctgctatctgttagtcatcacgtcacataagctccgcccacatcagctcagctccgcccacgccCCGCCTCTTcgtccattttctgttatccggtcATGACATGTtgccaagatggcgacggccagctcgtctctatttaacgcttcagaacggctcttcagaatcctatgggtgacgtcacggacaggACACTACTATTACTACACTATTACTACACTACACAGACACTAATATTGCTTTACAGTCTATGCTCTAAACTGTCTCTCTGAAAGTGTCTCTCTGAAAGGGCACTCGCAACTAAAtcaaatttcctttttttcagcaaaagtgtaaaaaaattgcTGTCAAGTTTGATTTCATGAAAAATAGAAACTTTTGTTCTGGAAAAATATAAGATGTTAAAATAGTTATAGTTCATACCTGTGGCAGCTGGCAGGGTCagtgaaaagtgtgtgtgtgtgtgtgtatatgtgtgtgtgtgcgtgcgtgtgtgtgtgtgttgtaatttCATTGACTGTGTTGATATGTGTTTGTAGTCGTCTAAACCCAAAGTGAGCGTCCCTCTGTCTGCTATCGTGGAGGTGAGGACCACCATGCCTCTGGAGATGCCTGACAAAGACAACACGTTTGTGCTGAAGGTACCGTCCATCACctcatactctcacacacacacacacacacacacacatcatgtgTGTAACTGTTCTCTGGGTCTAGAGCTGTGTGTTCAGTTCAGACTGTGGTGTTGTCTTCTGGGTTGCAGGTAGAAAACGGTGCGGAGTATATTTTGGAGACCATCGACTCTCTGCAGAAGAACTCGTGGGTCGCAGACATCCAGGACTGCATAGACCCCGGGTAAAGGGATGTCTTTATTTGGGCTTGTCTCTTACTTTGAGTAAGAAAATCACTGAACTGCATTTAAAGGGAATACACTTACACATTACATCCAAATCACGGGACACAATCACACAAGGAAACGAGATGCACACTGACtctttgggtaacactttacaatacggctgcactaatatgcattaattcatgcttaactaatgcacagataatcatgagttaatgtattactaatggtgaactaacccatttattaatgatcacTACATCAGCAGTAGACACGCCTCTAAAAGAGCCGTTATGAAATGTCTGGTGTGATGATAAAACGAACAGTGAACCGTTGAAACGTTTGCCTATATCGCAGGGCCTCAGCAcaacacacacctgaacaataacaactcaaattcagcttcctttttatcaaaaaatattgacaagACAACCAGCAAAAAATGTACCATGCTTCGTCTCGTGGTGCCGTCTGATATTATATTCTTTACAAATAGTGACAACTTTGCTGCAGATTAGACACACCAGCTTTACATTCATAAAACCAGGTAGGATGCATGCACAGATGTCTTCCCATTCTTCTTTATATGCCCTGTTTTCGCTGTTAACTTTCCTCTTTAGACTCTCAGATAGCGCTATCTGTTAACATCACTCTGCACTCGATACAtttagtaaaataaatgcagtttagTACGCAAGGATGCCAAGGAATAATTCTGAGTGTAAAGGTATGCTAAGTGACGTCAAAAGTTATTGACAGTACAAAACAGTGTAGGTTTCTCGGTGTCTCTTTAGTTGGGCGCTTGGCCATTGACTTTGGTTGAATGAATTCTCTTTCAGCAATATTTGTTCTTTAAATCATTATTGTCAACGACGCTCCTGACTGTACTGACACACCCTTTGGAATCAGTGACTGACCGCTGGATTTGGTCATAtactagggctgtaacgatacaccaaacccacgattcggttcgtatcacgatttttgacccacggtacgatacaaacctcgatatgggggggacaaaacagttttatt
Coding sequences within:
- the LOC137084012 gene encoding SH2B adapter protein 2, producing MNGDGAPSSPEHSSCTLPDWKEFCELHARASATDFAYKFRRFISENPCYDSPGADASFSQHFTQHFLTCFSAALDQARGLGSPGDAAAPHYSIVPFVGIQSCTLPFSHSLYQRRREVGASSESLDSMDSGGGGASGQEQHTPTRKMPTVSQSRSSEDVSLGRRKARFKKGFSLRNMSLSVVDGVKEIWHRRASPEPDPSGGQRRANGAESMGAEHWSQKLRLPRASQGHKAEQLEIQREGALRYMVADDTNCMGAAQWQKCRLLLRKTAGTYLDTGEKFQLEFYVPPKSSKPKVSVPLSAIVEVRTTMPLEMPDKDNTFVLKVENGAEYILETIDSLQKNSWVADIQDCIDPGDSGDDIELASCVLGQPPQDFPLVSSCSCELLCDGSHRGSIAADPLTAITQHPSHVPLERFLQSPEAQSTDTPSGSPGEAQREVEGDASLSGYPWFHGTLSRVRAAQLVLAGGARSHGLFVIRQSETRPGEYVLTFNFQGKAKHLRLSVNDSGQCHVHHLWFQTVSDMLRHFHAHPIPLESGGSTDITLRSYVQRSHTEAPLVPAGPAVCRAEAAQSTPQLSGAPSDAALSSSSSSSPMAQPALGLHSRSSSAERLLEPNTSEDYTDSEGSRRARAVENQYSFY